Genomic segment of Cytophagia bacterium CHB2:
ACACGCGCTCGGTTCCCGCCAAAACGATGATATCGATTTGGCCGCGATCGCCGCGCAGTTGATACGGCCCTTGATTGCCTTCAATCCCATTAAACTGGTTGGTGGTATATTGCCCTTTCGAAACCGCGCCAGAGGCAGTGAAATGGAAATTTGTGGCGCCGGCCGGCGCATTGACCGGCGAACGGCCTACGGCAAGGCGCGCGCCTTGCAACTTGCGGCTGTAGCGCGCAAACTCACTACCGTCGTAGGCAATCTCGAAATCGCCCAGCGTAGCGTTGAACGTTGGGCTTTTCAATTGCACCGAGACTTTGTCGATTTCCTGCAAGGTTTGCGTGTTGCCTTCCGGTTGAATCGGCGTGTTTTGATCGGTGAGCGCGGCGATAACTTCCACTCCGTCCGCAATCTCTCCGGCAATTTGCATGCGCAAGCCGGAATCGACGGTCAGCGCTTGATTCGTGCCGACGCTCAGGCCGCGCGTGAGGCTGCCACGCTTGACGAGATTTGCGCCCCGATTTTGCGCAAAACCACGGCGCGTCGATTGCGCTGGACTGACCAGGCTTTCCAATTCCAGTTTTGCCGCCGGCAAGCTGTCTTGTGGCAGCGGTTGAAGCTGGAACAACGACAGCCGCGTGGGCAGGCGCAGCGGCAGCACGCGGTAATTGAGGATCAAGCTGTCGCAATCTGTTCGATTCCCAAACCAGGTTATGATAGCGCGGCCGTAATCAATGTGATAATCCGTTCCGCGCGCAAAGATATATTCACCGCAACGCAGAGTTTCGGATTGGGCAATGATAAAACTGTCGGGCAAGGCGACGCGGATGGTATCGGAGGATGCGGCGAATTGGAATTGGCGCGAGGAAAGCGAGAGAAGTAAATTTTCTGAAATGTGTTCTTGCGCGATGGCCGGAGAGGCAAGAGCGAGGCTTAGAACGATTGATGTTCTATAAGCTTGAAAACCGCATCTGCGGGCATTTGTCGTTCTGTAAGAATCTTGTGAAAATTCCACCCGGCCTCCAAACTTCACAGGATTCTTGCGGAATGACAAAACAAAATATTCATACCAATAACGGCTACGGCGCGTGAGTGAACCGCACAAGGCAAACATTGCATTGCTGCTCAAACTGGATTGAACATCGAGTGACCGGCGAATGTCAGATTCCGGTGATCAAATTTTTGTAGCAATGCGCCGCGCCGTTCTCCGTTTGTCAGTTTAGTGGTTTTGTTAAAACTCGATCAGGAACAAAAAAAATCGAACGCAGATCAAAGCAGATTTTCGCTGATCTGATCTGTGACGATCCGCGGGAATCTGTGTCCCAATTGTTTTTTTAAGCAAATCCCGATCACTTTCCCAGCGTCACTTCAAAAACCTGCACGCAATATTGCGCCGCATCCAGCACATACGCTCGCGCGGTAAAAACCGGCTCCTGGCCTCGCCGGATTGCGGGAGTAAGCGCCAGCGCGACCGGCGTGCGCAGCGTTCCGTCGTTGCCGAATTCTGCAAGGAATTCGCCCGCCCGCGTGAAGCAAGCGATGCGCCGATGCCCGCGATCAGCGACGAAAATCAAATCGCGCCATTCCGCCAGACCGCAAGGCCGGTTCAGCAAGCCTTCGCCGAGTTTGCCGGTGAAGTTGCCGAAGGCATCGTAAATCATCACCACCTGGCGCACCGAATCGCTCACAAAAATGTCGCCGCGCGCCGAAATCAAAATCTTGGCCGGGCGATCAAGCCCGCCTTCGCCCCAATTGAAATCAGCAAAGCTGGCTTTGGGGTTGCCGAAAACATCGAACCGCAGGAGGCGCTTGAATTCGTGATCGGCGACAAACAATTCGCCCTGCGGCGACAGGGCAATAGCCGCAGGATAACCGAACCGCAAATTTTCTTCCAGGGATTCGTCCGAAGAATAAGAAGAGATAAAATTCAAATCTTTATCATAACGCAGCAAGCGCTGGTTGTTATAGTCTGCCACGAACACGTCGAGGCCGTTGCCCGCCCAGAGATCGACCGGGCGATCGAACTGTTCGTTGCCAAAACCGAAGCCGCCGGTTTCGCGCAGCAGCCGGCCCTGCGCATCACTTTTGATAATGCGGTGATTGCCGGTATCGGCGAGATAGAGATTGCCGTCGGGATCAAGTGCCAGCGCAGCGGGATGGGATAACGGCAACGCGCCGGCGCTGTCGGCAAGCATGCTGCCGGAAAAACGGGCGAGAAGCGTGGTCTGTGAAAAAAGAGAAAGGGGAAACCAAAGCACAACTGCAAGCGCAATAAGCAAATTCATCGTGATGTTCTTCATCTTCAGAACAGAAAGAGATTCAAACCTGCGCCCAGCAAATAGCCGCCGACGCTCGAACCTTCGAAACCGGCCCCGCCGCCCACGCTGGCCGAGGTGATTTCGACTTCCACAAAAAAACCGGCGCGTTTGACAAAGCGATAATCAAAACCGACATCGAGAAAAAAGCCATTGGCCTCGCGCTGGCCGTCTTCCTCACGAAACAGGGTGAGCGGCCCGCTCTCATCCACATTAAAAAAAGCAAACCCAAAGCCGAAAAAGCTCGTCGTCTTTGCATCGCTATAGCTGAGATAGCGTATGCCGACATTGACCCAGCGTTCCCGCCAATTCAAATTATAAACCTCGCCCGCGATCGTGGTCGGGCGCTCTCTTTCGAATTGATGATACTTGACGACAACATTGTAGGGCGCACGAATTTTGAGAGTCGCGGCGGCCCCGAGCGCCAGGCCGCTGCGGCCGTCATAAATTCTGGAGAAATCGTCATGATTGATGCGAAAAACCGCGGCGCTGCCGGAAAGAATCAAGCGATCGACGGGACGGTCGCTGAATTGCGCGAAGGCCAGCGAGCTGAATGCGAGCACCGCAAATGGGATAAGCCTGATCTGCACGATTTTCTCCCGGTAAAAATGAGCAACTCGAGGGCAATGCTCCTCGTGTTTTGGCGGAGGGCTTGAAGACGCCGTGAAAGTAAGCCCCTTTTTTGCAAAAGTCAATCGACTAAAGGGCGGCATTTGAAATGGGCTGTCCTTCCCTCAAACCGTTAATCAACGTTTATTCTTATGATTCACGTTGATCAGCGAGGATTGGCGGCTCAGATATAGGATGAGTCATCGGGCCGTCGCGTTTAAGATGCGTTGGACGGTTTCGTGCAAATGCCCGTTGGTCGCGAAGGCGTTGTTGCCGTGAATGGTGGCATTGCCTTCCCAATCGGTGAAGCGTCCGCCGGCCTCTTCAAGAATGGGCAGCAGCGGGCCGCAATCCCACACGGCCATGCGCGCATCGAGCATGATTTCGGCGCGGCCGGTGGCGACAAGGGCATAGCCATAAGCATCGCCCCAGGTGCGCTGCAATTGGGTGGCAGCGCAGAGCTTTTCACGCGCCGCGCTTGAGCCGAATTTATCCATGGCAAAAAAATCGGTTGAGAGCAGCGTGGCGTCGCGCAGTTCTGTCACGGCGGAGACGTGTGTACGCCGGCCATTCCAAAAGCAGCCCTGGCCGCGCAACGCCCAAATCATTTCATCCAGCGCCGGGAAATTGATGACGCCGAGCGCGACGTTCCGCTCAATTTCGTAGGCAAGCAACACGCCATAAAACGGCACGCCGCACACAAAGCTGCGTGTGCCGTCGATGGGATCGATGTACCACGTACCGTTTGCGGAGGGCGGACTCGCGCCTGCTTCTTCGCCGACAATGGCATCGTGCGGGAAATATTTTGCCAGCAGCCGCCGGATCTCCTGCTCGGCGCGTTGATCAGCAATGGTAACGGGCGAGCCATCGCTTTTGGTTTCGGTTAGGGGATGGGCTTGGTAATATTCCAGCGTGATTTTTCCGGCGCGCCAACAGGCTTCGAGCGCGGCTTCCAGGCGGGTTTGCAACTCATTAAATTTCATGATGTAATGTTTTCGAGATTGCAGCCAGCAACCTCCCCAAAATAATTACCCTCCGGCCATTGCAATTTTGCAACGAGCGGAGGGTATCCAACTTCGCACGATCATGTGCAACTGCGACGAGGAGCGAAGATTCTTAGCGGCGTTTGCGCACTGCCTTTTTCTTGGGCGCCGCTTTCTTTTTGGCCGCCGGTTTTTTCTTTGCGGCAGGTTTCTTCTTCGCCACGGCTTTCTTTTTAGCGGCCGGTTTCTTCTTCGCTACGGCTTTCTTTTTAGCCGCGGGTTTCTTCTTTGCAGCAGGCTTCTTCTTCGCCACAGCTTTCTTCTTCGCGGCGGGCTTGGGCGCGGCTTTGACCGGCGCAGGCACGGGCGCCACCACCTCTTCCACTACCTCGGCGCCCTCTTCCTCTTCTTCGTCGTCATCACCCGCTGCCCACGGGGATCCGCCAAAGGGTTCGTCGATTTCATCGCTATCCGCCGGGTTCGTTTCAGAGTCCGTCGGATCGTAACTCTCCTCGTCATCGTCGTCGGATGGGGTATAAGGCCAGTTGTCCATCGCTTCCTCCACAAAAGAGTTAGGAATTGAGTGTATCACGCGTGATTTAGGCTGCGAGCGTCTTACATGCGAGCGAAAAAATAATTGATCAATTTGCGATATGCAAGACGAATTTTACAACAGCCAAAAATAATGCGCTTTTTTTGCGGCGATAAAATGCCCATTTTACCCTTTGCTTGCGCGGCCCGGCGCGCCTGCGTGAGATTCCTGCCGGAGGTTTTTCTTCTCGACGACAGCGCGCGCGAGCTTGCCAAGCGTCCAAAACCCGCATTTTTTGCGGTTTTGCGCGTGCTTTTGCGAGAAAATGCTTGCCTTCACTGGTTTTTCTGCATATCTTTGCCCCGTACTTTTGCGGTGCTGAAAATCGCCGCGCGTGCGGCTTTCGTTTGCTGTTGTATCACTTTTCATTCACAACCTAATCGAGGAGAGAAGCGTTTATGGCTACCGCAGGTCCCATGACAAAAGGACAATTGGTGAAGCATTTCGCCGAAAAATTCGAAATGACTCGCGCCCAATCCACGGAATGGTTCCAAGAACTTGCCCGCCTGGCCGCGAAGGAAGCCAAGAAGGGATTCACGATTCCTGATATTGGCAAATTGGTGGTGGTGAAACGCAAGGCCCGCATGGGACGCAACCCGCAGACCGGCGAAGCGATCAAGATCCCTGCCAAGACCGTGCTGAAATTTCGCATTGCCAAGGCCGCGAAAGACGCCGCACTTAAATAAAACCAAGTTGGCGCTCATCCCGGTCGCAGCGATCAAGCTTCAAACAGAATTGCGACAGCCCATCCCGAAGCTTCGAGATGGGCTTTTCTTCTGCCCTTATGAAAAGGTTCGAATCCCTCAACCCATCCCGGCTCGCCGCGATG
This window contains:
- a CDS encoding histidinol phosphate phosphatase, with the translated sequence MKFNELQTRLEAALEACWRAGKITLEYYQAHPLTETKSDGSPVTIADQRAEQEIRRLLAKYFPHDAIVGEEAGASPPSANGTWYIDPIDGTRSFVCGVPFYGVLLAYEIERNVALGVINFPALDEMIWALRGQGCFWNGRRTHVSAVTELRDATLLSTDFFAMDKFGSSAAREKLCAATQLQRTWGDAYGYALVATGRAEIMLDARMAVWDCGPLLPILEEAGGRFTDWEGNATIHGNNAFATNGHLHETVQRILNATAR
- a CDS encoding HU family DNA-binding protein, yielding MATAGPMTKGQLVKHFAEKFEMTRAQSTEWFQELARLAAKEAKKGFTIPDIGKLVVVKRKARMGRNPQTGEAIKIPAKTVLKFRIAKAAKDAALK